The DNA segment CTCCACAAATGAAAAGCTGACCATGCAGAACCTTAACGATCGCCTGGCTTCTTACTTGGATAAAGTGCGACGCTTGGAGGATGAAAATACTCAGCTTGAACAACTGATCAGGGAGTGGTATAAAAATCAAGGTCCCACTTGTACCAGGGACTACAGCCAATATTACAGAACAAttgaagaactgcaaaaccaGGTATGATGTAATTTGACTAACTTTGAACAGATTCTCATTAGAACGGCACTTGCCTCCTGCAGCACAATATCCCTATTTGGGGCGATATATTCCCTTGTTTTAGCCAGGAAGCAGACTGGTGTGGTGACAAAGCCTGACTACCAGTTTTTCTCTGCTGTGGGTGATATGCATATTCTGGCACGCTTGTATTTGGCGCAGGTAGCATTGTTTGGTGCAATGGCAGATCATTACTAGGGCACCCATTGTGGGGCCTGTCCAGTGCTCCCTTCAACGCTGTGctcttgcttgttttttcctcacTCTCTTGAACAGGATATAATCATTGCTTGCTTATGTTGTGCTACTAATGGTCATATTAATTGCATCTTTTTGTGAATATACAGGATGAGCCAATACGTGCATTTAGTCTAATTCTAGCCCTCAGCCATTTAATAGTCCCGTATCCCCTACATGAATATGGTTGTTGCCAAATGCAATGGTAATTATGCTTTCCCACTGTTTTTGGAATAAGAGGAGTTTATTTAGTTATTCTTTCCAACAAGGCATTACATCTTTAATGGATATTTGTAAACCAAAATTGACAGCAAAGGCACTTTCTTTTAACTGGAAGCAATAACTCTTCTCTCTATATATAGCTCCTGCAGCACTAGTCAGGCTTGACATTACCATAAAGATATTCTGAAATGTGTTTCTGCACAGGTATTTCTTCCCTCTATCTGTGTGTCGGACTGAAAAGACAACTGACCAAATAACATCTGCCCTCTCCCTTTCAGATTGTTTGTGCAAATGTGGACCTTAACAAGATCCTTCTTGACATTGACAACACCAGAATGACTGTGGATGACTTCAGACTGAAGTGAGTCTTTCCCTTCCTGTCTCATTCCATCTTGCCTCCCTTTACCCTCCATGAGTTCATATTGCCAATTAATCTTTGTAGATGCTATAGCCTTTGGCTCCAATGACAGAATATACAATTATTGGGAAAAGCATTCTGAGAATGATTTTGTTagtctttcattattatttttctccagatAAGTTATTGAAGAGTGCCATTTAAAGGACTACATTTTAAGTTCCTCCATCCTTGCATGTAGATTTATAAGCATAATCCTCATCATATAAATCTCATAGAGAGAAACTCTACTGAAATCAAACAAAGCTATTGGAGATGGAAAGAGAATTAggtcttttcttttaagaattgAGCAATGGGATTAAATACCAAAGACGTACTGATGGGAACTGTTCATAATCAAGATAACAAACAAAGAGGTCTGGCAGCACTTTTACTATCTTTCTTGTCTGTCATTTAGGTATGAAACTGAATATACTCTCCACCAGAGTGTGGCAAGTGATATTAATGGATTACGTCCGCTTTTGGATCAACTGACTCTAGCCAGATCTGACTTGGAGACACAGTTTGAATCCCTAAAAGAGGAACTGATCTGTCTCAAGAAGAACCACGAAGAGGTAAGTTTCTCCACACTTTAAAATAGTAACTAATGAAAACTCAACACTCAGAGAATTTCCTGTGGATTTCTTCCACTAGCAGTAACCAGATTTTGGCCGCTGGCTTTGATCATACAACTTGACACAATCTGGCTTTGATTTTCAGGAGTATGTAGCATCCATAGCTGCCCGCAAATGATGTAAAAAGACACCTAGGTCAACATGTGGCAAAATGAGATCAGGGAAATGAATGGCTTTCAGTACAAAGTACAATTTTGTTGATGAactcatggaaagaaaattggTTAGAATATATGGACgagtcaaaagaaaatatttatactaGCTGCAATGATTTTTCCCATTgagaagaaaaacacataaaAGGATTTTCACAAAGAGCACGCTGCATAGAATTCCTTATGACCCTGAGGAGAAAATGTCAGGGTCAATTTGTATGTGGTGCCTGGCTACTGTGCACTGTAAAGTTTGGCTTAGGAATGGCCAAATTGTTCCCTTTCATGACAGGGGCAGATGAGGCCCCCTTTGTAGGAGCGATACGGCTGTGTGAGGATTTgtgtccctttcttttcctttatttgaaaCTACATTTCTCCTTACCTTCACCCCTTGAGAACCTGGTgggtttttctgtggttttttttcaggaaatgaaagGACTGCAAACACAGTCTGGTGGTGATGTCAACGTGGAGGTCAATGCTACTCCTGGCATTAATTTGatggaaaaattaaatgaaatgcgTTGTGAATATGAACGGCTTATTGAGAACAACCGGAGAGAGGTGGAAAGCTGGTATGAAACCAAGGTAAAGCACAGCGTTTTTTCAGTTACTAAATCTTTCACAAAGAACCGGACCTATTTACATCCAGCAGAGGAAAGACAACTTATCATGTATTATTTAAGGGACTTTAAATGACTTTAAGCAGTTTACTGTAACAGGTCAGTTCTGGAGTATTAAGGTTATGTGTAAAGCATGTAGAATCTCTGTGTTCCAGTAGCAAGGTGAATTACACAGAGTGAGTTAGCAGAGTGGCATGTGGGAAATACACGGTCAGTCTGCATTAGATCTTTCTTCACTCTTATGGATTGCTTTCTCAATGCTTTTATGATAACCCCACAATGTTTTCTTATTATCAAAAATGCCTCAATTTTGTATGTGAATTTTTCAGATGGAGGAAGTTAATCAACAAGTCCACTCAAGTGGCCAAGAGATACAATCAAGCAACCAACAGATCTCTGAGCTGAGACGTGAATATCAAAGCCTGGAAATTGAGCTGCAGTCGCAAATCAGCATGGTAAGTAAAGGTATTTGCTTCTGCTTCACCTGTGACACAGGCTGTATGTGTCACTAGAATGAAAGAATGGTTACACCTAGAAAGTACTCTATCTGTAGAGAATGGGATACTTATCTTCAAAGATAtgcttttttctggtttgtgAAGATCTCCaatttttccacaaaaatgaGTTAAACTTGCCACATTCCCATAaacactgtattttgttttccatttgcagGTAGACTCTTTGCAGTCCAGCTTGGAAGACACAGAACGTCGCTACAAcatgcagctgcagcagatcCAGTGTATGATCGGCCCCTTGGAGGAGGAGCTGGCCAGCATCCGCTGTGAGATGGAGAGTCAGAATGAAGAGTACAAGATGCTCCTGGGCATCAAGACCCGCCTGGAACAGGAGATTGCTCAGTACCGGGCACTGCTTGAGGAAGGGCAGCAAGACCTTGTGTATGTAAACTGACAAAAGAACACAGCTTTATGTGAAACCCACGGTTGCTAGTTTAGTCACAAAGACAGGAAACTAACAGTCTagatttgcaaaacagattttgtACTGAAATGAGGCTAATTCAGCTATCTTGACCAATCGCCTCCCAGGTTTGAGGTACTATACATTTCTTGGCAAACCTGTTCAGAATATAAATCATGTGAGGAAAAATTAATGCAGGAATTCTGAACTACCGATTTGGGGCTGGACAGGGAAACCCACATACAGAACCTTACCTTTACCCTGGTTCCAGAAAAGGCCAGGAACTGAACAGACAGAAGTCACCTTGGAAAAGACTGTAAGCAGGAAAATGACCATAGTTTTCTAAACCTTCATAAAAGTCTCAGGGTGCAATTCTCTGAAAGTTCAAGCTACTTCGGTTTCCCTTATGCAGTGAGCCTGCTTCTGCTTTTAAGTGGCGCCTGAAAGAACAGCTAAAGcttcattttctgcctttccaaTTTGGAGAGCAGTGACACCATACACTGATAAAGCAGCAATGCTAAATCTTGCAAGAAATATCTGAGCAGAATGTGGGAAAAGCAAAAACTCTTGCATTCAAGCTGTAATTGAAAGGGACGTTGATTTTTGGCACTGCATCGGTTGTCTTGCTGATCTGTGCTAGGTTCTAAAAAGGAGAAGTAGACAAAAGAAGTGCAGACTTCCGTGCAGTATCTGTAGACAGATTTCCTTCTgagatgaaaaatgcatttgattaactttttttctccttctttctctctctttgcagaATCCCACCAGGAGGCATGGGAGGAGGCGTGGGAGGTTGTAGAATAGGAGGTGGTGGCTATTCttctggaggaggaagaggaggaggtggtagCATGAGTGGTGGATATGGAGGTGGTGGCATTTCCTCCGGCAGCggaatgggaggaggaatgggaggaggaatgggaggaggaagtggaggaaTAGGAGGGGGAAGTGGTGGTGGATGCAGTAGTAttgttggaggaggaggaggaggaggaaggatctCAGGAGGTGTCAGCAGTTCCCACTCCTACTCTTCATCTTCCCAGTCTCAGGCCTGCAGGAGTGGTGGTGAAAGCCAAGGTGAGAATTGTTGTATGGTCACACTGTTCTCTCAGTCCCATCCTTACTAATTTATACCCTGTATCAACATACTTTTCTGGAGGTAAACAGTACCGAGGATAAACTAAAATTTCTGGGAAGTGTTAgatttacttttattaaaaattctttccTCTTTGTGTGCAAAGGATCAACTCCACTTAAGAAAGAGAAGTGGAGTTGAATTCAATTTCTATTCAATTTTGTGGGTGACATCAGCTAATCATGTAGTTAAAACCCCAGCTGTTTTTCTTCACACCTCTCATTTTTTGCAGAACCTCACAAATACCGCTGCTTTTGTACCATGCTGAAgttttcctttatgcttttgGAATGCTTATCGTCACCTATCACAAAATCAAGCTTCTTTTCTGTCTGGTAAATACTGGTGCCTCAGAGATTCAGTACCAGTACTGaagaaattaatgctttctttatTTCTAAACAGGGTATGGAAGAAAATCTTTTGACTAAGAATATACATTGAGGATCCTACAGTGCAAGACCTTTCAAACAGAAATTGGCCCAAATCCTCTACATTCCCCATGCTCCTGAGGAAAGACAGATACTCTTAACAGTTCCTCAACGTTGCTGATGCCATCTATCCAAAAAGGCCCATCAGAGCTACTCAGATGGGCCACCTGCCCACCTGCCATGCATGCTATGCGCTGCTTCTGCCCGGAATGCTTTGTGGCTTCAATCATTGGCACTTGAGCTACTTGCTTTACAGATTCAACCTGTTTGTTACTTGGGTTGTTCTGTATCAGGAAAATGTCGCtaataaaacttcatttctgtCTGATGCAACCAGAGTCTTATGTGTAGGTTTTCTTCCATTCTGTAGGTGTAAACGCTTAAAAAGAAAGTACAAAGCCATGCCAACACATGCCTCCAGGTAGAAAAGCTGATGATACATTACAATAGTTGATAATGACATTTAGAGTTAAAGCACAATTTCTGAGCATTCAGGGCAGATCATAATCTTCTTGGAGCATCCTGTGCTGCgcctttgttttttaataacgTGCCATATACTCTTGTGGAGCTGAGCTCTAAGACTCAATAGCAGTTGAATATCAGCCCAGAACAGACTGCAGAATCTCAGCACTGTATGAATGCTAATAAAGTTGGCATCAAATGAGTGCCCACCCAGGCCTgacacaaagaaacatgaatgATTACAGAACCATGATTGTAAAATGAACGGAATGTTTCAATTTGTGATTCACAAAAACTTATCTGACACTCATCAGTTTAAAC comes from the Aptenodytes patagonicus chromosome 20, bAptPat1.pri.cur, whole genome shotgun sequence genome and includes:
- the LOC143169276 gene encoding keratin, type I cytoskeletal 17-like; translation: MSCGTKSSTSTTRISSGGGGGGGACSGGGGGGGSSCGVRKSGGYSSVSSRRYTSSGGSGGFSGRSFGGGVSRNNYGGGFSSGSCGRISRSSYGGRMSGGSYGGGMVCGNMGGGFGSGGGGFGGMGCGYGSGLGGGSFGGGGYSGGGFSGFGGSGGFGGGSFGGGGYSGGSFGGMGFGEDAGLLSTNEKLTMQNLNDRLASYLDKVRRLEDENTQLEQLIREWYKNQGPTCTRDYSQYYRTIEELQNQIVCANVDLNKILLDIDNTRMTVDDFRLKYETEYTLHQSVASDINGLRPLLDQLTLARSDLETQFESLKEELICLKKNHEEEMKGLQTQSGGDVNVEVNATPGINLMEKLNEMRCEYERLIENNRREVESWYETKMEEVNQQVHSSGQEIQSSNQQISELRREYQSLEIELQSQISMVDSLQSSLEDTERRYNMQLQQIQCMIGPLEEELASIRCEMESQNEEYKMLLGIKTRLEQEIAQYRALLEEGQQDLVIPPGGMGGGVGGCRIGGGGYSSGGGRGGGGSMSGGYGGGGISSGSGMGGGMGGGMGGGSGGIGGGSGGGCSSIVGGGGGGGRISGGVSSSHSYSSSSQSQACRSGGESQGYGRKSFD